Proteins co-encoded in one Kutzneria chonburiensis genomic window:
- a CDS encoding cobalamin biosynthesis protein → MNAARAVGLLLGTAADAVFGDPRRWHPVAAFGTTAAALEKAVYRDHKVPGIVHSALLTGGAVAAGIAVERLGRGRPLVQVATTALATWAVLGGSSLATEGTAMGRSLDASDIDAARDRLPNLCGREPNSLDAAGLARATVESVAENTSDAVVAPLFWGAVAGVPGLLGYRAANTLDAMVGHRSARYAKFGWAAARLDDVANLVPSRLAAMLTSISAPVVGGSARSAWQTWRRDASAHPSPNAGQVEAAFAGALEIRLGGRTVYSHGTEERPVLGHGRSPDAGHVTRAVELSRVVGGASAVVSAALAFAIGLGRRRA, encoded by the coding sequence GTGAATGCGGCAAGGGCGGTCGGCCTGCTGCTCGGAACGGCGGCCGACGCGGTGTTCGGCGACCCTCGGCGATGGCACCCCGTCGCGGCTTTCGGGACCACCGCCGCGGCGCTGGAGAAGGCCGTCTACCGCGACCACAAGGTGCCCGGGATCGTGCACAGTGCCCTGCTCACCGGGGGTGCGGTCGCGGCCGGAATCGCCGTCGAGCGGCTCGGCCGTGGTCGGCCGCTCGTGCAGGTCGCCACCACCGCGCTGGCCACCTGGGCCGTGCTCGGCGGCTCGTCGCTGGCCACCGAGGGCACCGCCATGGGCCGCTCGCTGGACGCCAGCGACATCGACGCCGCCCGCGACCGGCTGCCAAACCTTTGCGGACGCGAACCGAACAGCCTGGACGCCGCCGGGCTGGCCCGGGCGACCGTGGAGTCCGTGGCGGAGAACACGTCCGACGCCGTCGTCGCCCCGCTGTTCTGGGGGGCCGTGGCCGGCGTGCCCGGGCTGCTCGGCTACCGCGCCGCCAACACCCTCGACGCCATGGTCGGCCACCGGTCGGCCCGCTACGCCAAGTTCGGCTGGGCGGCTGCCCGCCTCGATGACGTGGCGAATCTCGTGCCGTCCCGGCTGGCCGCCATGCTTACCTCGATCAGCGCCCCCGTGGTCGGCGGTTCCGCCCGTAGCGCCTGGCAGACCTGGAGGCGTGACGCCTCCGCCCACCCCAGCCCCAACGCGGGGCAGGTCGAGGCGGCCTTCGCCGGCGCGCTGGAGATCCGTCTCGGCGGTCGGACCGTCTACTCGCACGGCACCGAGGAACGTCCGGTGCTCGGCCACGGCCGCAGCCCCGACGCCGGCCACGTCACCCGAGCGGTGGAACTTTCCCGCGTGGTCGGCGGCGCGTCCGCCGTGGTGTCGGCCGCGCTGGCCTTCGCCATCGGACTCGGCCGCCGCCGCGCCTGA
- a CDS encoding SURF1 family protein: MRFRFLFQPNWLLLTLVVFVFAAACYAVLAPWQFSRNAEQQAQNSALTSSFTSKPVPLDQLVPAGTEPSGNAVWRLVTMTGTYEPAGEAMARLRTVQGEPAFEIVTPFKLTDGRTVLVDRGHESPQAGRSVPEYLAPPTGQVTITARAQDDETADKRPTFLDTGKRQIYSINAGTVAAATGVKLDPGYYQLDANQPGVVKGGAIPLPQLDDGPYFSYAIQWLIFGSMALFGWGYFSWREARPGGALDNVDQPARPKRKSVAEILAEDEARDREEAAAQS; this comes from the coding sequence GTGCGGTTCCGGTTCCTGTTCCAGCCCAACTGGCTGCTGCTCACGCTGGTGGTGTTCGTGTTCGCCGCCGCGTGCTACGCCGTGCTGGCCCCGTGGCAGTTCAGCCGCAACGCCGAACAGCAGGCCCAGAACTCCGCGCTGACCTCGTCGTTCACCAGCAAGCCGGTGCCGCTGGACCAGCTCGTGCCGGCCGGCACGGAGCCGTCGGGCAACGCCGTGTGGCGGCTGGTGACGATGACCGGCACGTACGAGCCGGCCGGCGAGGCGATGGCCCGGCTGCGGACCGTGCAGGGCGAGCCGGCCTTCGAGATCGTCACGCCGTTCAAGCTGACCGACGGCCGGACCGTACTGGTCGACCGGGGCCACGAGTCGCCGCAGGCCGGGCGGTCCGTGCCCGAGTACCTCGCGCCGCCGACCGGCCAGGTCACGATCACCGCCCGCGCCCAGGACGACGAGACGGCCGACAAGCGGCCGACCTTCCTCGACACCGGCAAGCGGCAGATCTACTCGATCAACGCCGGCACCGTGGCCGCCGCGACCGGCGTCAAGCTCGACCCCGGCTACTACCAGCTCGACGCCAACCAGCCCGGTGTGGTCAAGGGCGGCGCGATCCCGCTGCCGCAGCTGGACGACGGGCCGTACTTCTCGTACGCGATCCAGTGGCTGATCTTCGGCTCGATGGCCCTGTTCGGCTGGGGCTACTTCAGCTGGCGCGAGGCCCGGCCCGGCGGCGCCCTGGACAACGTCGACCAGCCGGCCAGGCCCAAGCGCAAGTCGGTGGCCGAGATCCTGGCCGAGGACGAGGCCCGCGACCGCGAGGAAGCCGCCGCACAGAGCTGA